The following proteins come from a genomic window of Microbacterium sp. JZ31:
- a CDS encoding ATP-binding cassette domain-containing protein — MPPHRDALSARSVCFAYDGRDVLHDVSLRLGFGEVAALAGPNGSGKSTLVELLAGVRTPRSGRIARSADVALVVQRPHAPDTLPLTVADTVAIGTWRRTSRHSSGRPAGAAQRAAIADAIARVGLTGLERHPFADLSGGQRQRALIAQAIASRPSILLLDEPAAGLDAGSRVLARRILAEEARRGAAVACVTHDDDAIAAADRVIRLSDGRIAAPVPDAAEHA, encoded by the coding sequence GTGCCTCCTCATCGCGACGCCCTGTCCGCCCGCTCCGTGTGCTTCGCCTACGACGGTCGCGACGTCCTGCACGACGTGTCCCTGCGCCTCGGCTTCGGCGAGGTCGCCGCCCTCGCCGGACCCAACGGATCGGGCAAGTCGACGCTCGTCGAGCTGCTCGCGGGCGTGCGCACGCCGCGCTCCGGCCGCATCGCCCGCTCCGCCGACGTGGCGCTCGTCGTGCAGCGTCCCCACGCGCCGGACACCCTCCCGCTCACGGTCGCCGACACGGTCGCGATCGGGACGTGGCGCCGCACGTCGCGGCACTCTTCCGGACGACCGGCGGGAGCGGCGCAGCGGGCCGCGATCGCCGACGCCATCGCCCGCGTCGGGCTGACCGGACTGGAGCGGCACCCCTTCGCCGACCTCTCCGGCGGACAGCGCCAGCGGGCCCTGATCGCGCAGGCGATCGCATCGCGCCCGAGCATCCTGCTGCTGGACGAGCCGGCCGCCGGACTCGACGCGGGCAGCCGCGTCCTCGCTCGCAGGATCCTCGCGGAGGAGGCCCGCCGCGGAGCGGCCGTCGCCTGCGTGACACACGACGACGACGCCATCGCCGCGGCGGATCGCGTCATCCGCCTGAGCGACGGCCGGATCGCCGCGCCCGTGCCCGACGCGGCGGAACACGCGTAA
- the aztC gene encoding zinc ABC transporter substrate-binding protein AztC, giving the protein MSAARLRRLTGAGAAVAVALALTGCADAAGEGEAGVDIVVTTNILGDVVRNVAGDEADVRVLMKPNADPHSFEISAQEASQLAAADLVVSNGLGLEEGLAQHLERAAQAGVPQFVAGDAIEVLAYSAEQADGAADPHFWTDPERMHDVLDGLEDALGAIEGIDAAAVRANAEAYRDELRLLDLEMRDRFAAIDDDRRALVTNHHVFGYLADRFDFRIIGAVIPGGTTLAAPSAADLHDLATAIEEAGVPAIFAESSQPDRLVQALASEVGIDVEVVELYTESLTEKGEGADTYLTMMRANTERIAQGLTE; this is encoded by the coding sequence ATGAGCGCCGCCCGGCTCCGCCGCCTCACGGGCGCCGGTGCGGCCGTCGCCGTCGCGCTCGCACTGACGGGCTGCGCCGACGCCGCGGGCGAGGGCGAGGCGGGCGTCGACATCGTCGTGACGACGAACATCCTCGGCGACGTGGTGCGCAACGTCGCGGGGGACGAGGCCGACGTGCGCGTCCTCATGAAGCCGAACGCGGATCCCCACTCCTTCGAGATCTCGGCGCAGGAGGCCTCGCAGCTCGCCGCGGCCGACCTCGTCGTCTCCAACGGACTGGGCCTCGAGGAGGGCCTCGCGCAGCACCTCGAGCGCGCGGCGCAGGCGGGTGTGCCCCAGTTCGTCGCGGGCGACGCGATCGAGGTGCTCGCCTACAGCGCCGAGCAGGCAGACGGCGCAGCCGACCCCCACTTCTGGACCGATCCGGAGCGGATGCACGACGTCCTGGACGGGCTGGAGGACGCCCTCGGCGCGATCGAGGGCATCGACGCGGCCGCCGTCCGGGCGAACGCGGAGGCCTACCGTGACGAGTTGCGACTGCTCGATCTCGAGATGCGCGACCGGTTCGCCGCCATCGACGACGACCGCCGCGCGCTCGTGACCAACCACCACGTCTTCGGCTATCTCGCGGACCGCTTCGACTTCCGGATCATCGGCGCGGTGATTCCCGGCGGCACGACGCTCGCCGCCCCGAGCGCCGCCGACCTGCACGATCTCGCGACGGCGATCGAGGAGGCCGGCGTGCCCGCCATCTTCGCCGAGTCCTCTCAGCCGGACCGCCTGGTCCAGGCGCTCGCGAGCGAGGTGGGCATCGACGTCGAGGTCGTCGAGCTCTACACCGAGTCGCTCACCGAGAAGGGCGAGGGCGCCGACACCTACCTGACGATGATGCGCGCCAACACGGAGCGCATCGCACAGGGCCTCACCGAATGA
- a CDS encoding acyltransferase family protein produces MSTAPATGSVPRQRRRVPYWDNARFACIVLVVLGHAIQRLTYDSDIAYALYLVVYAFHMPAFAIISGYFSKSDPPSRRQMARVITDILVPYVIFEALWWLTKGLVEGDPDPNLTQPSWTLWFLLALGIFRLILPYLALLRWPLLWTVVISIGVGYLPNVDSTFSLSRTLGFLPFFALGWWLREHQVVDRLRLLERKAWWARISAVAVFALAGLTAWAGLEGWHEMDMRNWLFYDQDYAHFLGTDPVTGVPWWAGGVRLLLMGVALVLCAAFFVIVPRGQFAFTPLGTYTMYIYLLHSFVLYPFRESGALRDLEPTWLWLPLVIVLSVAITVLLASKPVRWVFRPLVEPRSRWLFRDPTVTPQSGRAVDPTGARRRPAKPSERPGADA; encoded by the coding sequence ATGAGCACAGCACCCGCGACCGGCTCGGTCCCCCGCCAGCGCCGGCGGGTCCCGTACTGGGACAACGCCCGCTTCGCGTGCATCGTGCTCGTGGTGCTGGGTCACGCGATCCAGCGACTCACGTACGACTCGGACATCGCGTACGCGCTGTACCTCGTGGTCTACGCGTTCCACATGCCCGCGTTCGCGATCATCTCCGGCTACTTCTCCAAGTCCGATCCGCCCTCGCGGCGCCAGATGGCGCGCGTGATCACCGACATCCTCGTGCCGTACGTCATCTTCGAGGCCCTGTGGTGGCTGACGAAGGGACTCGTCGAGGGCGATCCGGATCCGAACCTGACCCAGCCCTCGTGGACCCTGTGGTTCCTGCTCGCGCTCGGCATCTTCCGGCTGATCCTGCCGTACCTCGCGCTGCTGCGCTGGCCGCTGCTGTGGACCGTCGTGATCTCGATCGGCGTCGGCTACCTGCCGAACGTCGACAGCACGTTCTCGCTGTCGCGCACGCTCGGCTTCCTCCCCTTCTTCGCGCTCGGCTGGTGGCTGCGCGAGCACCAGGTGGTCGACAGGCTGCGGCTGCTCGAGCGCAAGGCGTGGTGGGCGCGCATCAGCGCCGTGGCGGTGTTCGCGCTCGCCGGATTGACGGCGTGGGCGGGGCTCGAGGGCTGGCACGAGATGGACATGCGCAACTGGCTGTTCTACGACCAGGACTACGCGCACTTCCTCGGCACGGATCCGGTCACGGGCGTGCCGTGGTGGGCGGGCGGCGTGCGTCTGCTGCTCATGGGGGTGGCGCTCGTGCTGTGCGCGGCGTTCTTCGTGATCGTCCCCCGCGGCCAGTTCGCCTTCACGCCGCTCGGCACGTACACGATGTACATCTATCTCCTGCACTCGTTCGTGCTGTACCCGTTCCGCGAGTCGGGAGCGCTGCGGGACCTCGAGCCGACGTGGCTGTGGCTGCCCCTCGTGATCGTCCTGTCCGTCGCGATCACGGTCCTGCTCGCCTCCAAGCCCGTGCGATGGGTGTTCCGCCCGCTCGTCGAGCCGCGCTCGCGATGGCTGTTCCGCGATCCCACGGTGACGCCGCAGTCGGGTCGCGCGGTCGATCCGACGGGCGCGCGCCGCCGCCCCGCGAAGCCGTCGGAACGACCCGGCGCGGACGCCTGA
- a CDS encoding AAA family ATPase, which produces MRPEELGRGALPVRRIEEHPLAPADRSGWPAALAPVRQVLDAGLDLGAVTVLTGENGVGKSTLVEALAVAYGMNAEGGSTGAMHATRASESPLGEHLRLVRGAGASRRGFFLRAETMHGFYTYLEDVGIGAALHERSHGESFLDLVGERTSISGLWVLDEPESALSVSGCLALLALLRELVANRSQVVLSTHSPILAAFPGAELLELGAWGIRRSTYDDLDLVRTWRLFLDAPQRFLRHLD; this is translated from the coding sequence GTGAGACCCGAGGAGCTGGGGCGCGGCGCGCTGCCCGTGCGACGCATCGAGGAGCACCCGCTGGCGCCCGCCGACAGGAGCGGCTGGCCGGCGGCGCTTGCGCCCGTGCGGCAGGTGCTCGACGCGGGCCTGGACCTCGGTGCCGTGACGGTGCTGACGGGCGAGAACGGGGTCGGCAAGTCGACGCTCGTCGAGGCCCTCGCCGTCGCCTACGGCATGAACGCGGAGGGCGGATCGACCGGCGCGATGCACGCGACCCGCGCGTCGGAGTCTCCGCTGGGCGAGCACCTGCGGCTGGTGCGCGGGGCGGGCGCCTCCCGGCGCGGGTTCTTCCTGCGCGCCGAGACCATGCACGGCTTCTACACGTACCTCGAGGACGTCGGCATCGGCGCCGCCCTTCACGAGCGCAGCCACGGCGAGTCGTTCCTCGACCTGGTCGGGGAACGGACGTCGATCAGCGGCCTCTGGGTGCTCGACGAGCCGGAGTCGGCGCTGTCGGTGTCGGGCTGCCTGGCGCTGCTCGCCCTCCTGCGCGAGCTGGTGGCGAACCGATCGCAGGTGGTCCTGTCCACGCACTCGCCGATCCTCGCCGCCTTCCCCGGCGCGGAGCTGCTCGAGCTCGGCGCGTGGGGGATCCGGCGATCGACGTACGACGACCTCGATCTCGTGCGCACCTGGCGGCTGTTCCTCGACGCGCCGCAGCGCTTCCTCCGGCACCTGGACTGA
- a CDS encoding LLM class flavin-dependent oxidoreductase, with the protein MQFGIFSVSDITTDPTTGRTPSEAERIRDIVTIAKHAEEVGLDVFALGEHHNPPFFSSSPTTTLAYIGAQTEKLILSTATTLITTNDPVKIAEDYAMLQHLTGGRVDLVMGRGNTGPVYPWFGQDIRQGLPLAIENYALLRQLWDQDVVDWEGKFRSPLQGFTATPRPLDGVAPFVWHGSIRTPEIAEQAAYYGDGFFANNIFWPKEHYQRLIQLYRQRYAHYGHGTPEQAIVGLGGQAFMAKNSQDAVTAFRPYFDNAPVYGHGPSMEDFTEMTPLTVGSPQQVIDRYAAMRDYYGDYQRQLFLMDHAGLPLKTVLEQLDLLGGEVVPVLRRELAQNRPAEVPDGPTHAARVRAVYGDAEPRQARPNAAGGNNLTVGGPYQDTPAAAPKAGSAFGAAATR; encoded by the coding sequence ATGCAGTTCGGCATCTTCTCGGTGAGCGACATCACCACCGACCCCACGACCGGCCGGACCCCCAGCGAGGCCGAGCGCATCCGCGACATCGTCACCATCGCGAAGCACGCGGAGGAGGTCGGGCTGGACGTCTTCGCCCTCGGCGAGCACCACAACCCTCCGTTCTTCTCGTCCTCGCCCACGACGACGCTCGCGTACATCGGCGCGCAGACCGAGAAGCTCATCCTGTCGACCGCCACCACGCTGATCACGACGAACGACCCGGTGAAGATCGCCGAGGACTACGCGATGCTGCAGCACCTCACGGGCGGCCGCGTCGACCTCGTCATGGGCCGCGGCAACACCGGGCCGGTCTACCCGTGGTTCGGACAGGACATCCGCCAGGGGCTGCCGCTCGCGATCGAGAACTACGCGTTGCTGCGCCAGCTGTGGGACCAGGACGTCGTCGACTGGGAGGGCAAGTTCCGCTCGCCGCTCCAGGGCTTCACGGCCACGCCGCGCCCGCTCGACGGCGTCGCGCCCTTCGTGTGGCACGGCTCGATCCGCACGCCCGAGATCGCCGAGCAGGCCGCGTACTACGGCGACGGCTTCTTCGCGAACAACATCTTCTGGCCGAAGGAGCACTACCAGCGCCTCATCCAGCTGTACCGCCAGCGCTACGCGCACTACGGTCATGGCACGCCCGAGCAGGCGATCGTCGGCCTCGGCGGGCAGGCGTTCATGGCGAAGAACTCGCAGGATGCCGTCACGGCCTTCCGCCCGTACTTCGACAACGCGCCCGTGTACGGCCACGGTCCCTCGATGGAGGACTTCACGGAGATGACGCCGCTGACCGTCGGCTCTCCGCAACAGGTTATCGACCGCTACGCCGCGATGCGCGACTACTACGGCGACTACCAGCGCCAGCTGTTCCTGATGGACCACGCGGGCCTGCCGCTGAAGACCGTGCTCGAGCAGCTCGACCTGCTCGGCGGCGAGGTCGTGCCGGTGCTGCGCCGCGAGCTGGCGCAGAACCGTCCGGCGGAGGTGCCGGACGGCCCCACCCACGCCGCCCGCGTGCGCGCGGTGTACGGCGACGCCGAGCCGCGTCAGGCGCGGCCGAACGCCGCGGGCGGCAACAACCTCACGGTGGGCGGTCCGTACCAGGACACGCCCGCCGCCGCCCCCAAGGCCGGTTCCGCGTTCGGCGCGGCAGCGACCCGCTGA
- a CDS encoding ABC transporter, with product MTDRRPLTFLTGALALVVLAGCASGAPASPAETPTESSAGHGEIAGAAEVAEPPLQLVSIDDKGAVGSLDLLDGSASRLGTVGEPESVATDGRYVFVAVDGGVGVIDSGVWTWDHVDHFHYYRAEPAVVGEVRGEGPVSVSTGPLSTAGGTGLYFAGSGEAVLLDNAELSRGRIVETLRVETGLADGVVAPLGDGALVSDADGGLSFHGADGTAAQGVVACASPSGAIATRAGLVVGCADGAVLATLEGGDPAFERIPYPEGATAERASAFEARKGRPTVAALAGDQGFWLLDARERAWQLVRTAVPLVSVVAADDADGNVVALDEDGRVRVYAAATGEERAVTEPLVDAADGPGVGLSVDAQRAYLNDPATGVVHEIAYADEARIARTLETPTRPDFFAEVGR from the coding sequence ATGACCGACCGACGCCCCCTCACCTTCCTCACCGGCGCCCTCGCGCTCGTCGTCCTCGCCGGGTGCGCGTCGGGCGCCCCCGCGTCACCCGCCGAGACGCCCACCGAGTCCTCCGCCGGTCACGGCGAGATCGCCGGGGCCGCCGAGGTCGCCGAGCCGCCGCTGCAGCTCGTGTCGATCGACGACAAGGGAGCCGTCGGCTCCCTGGATCTCCTCGACGGCAGCGCGTCGCGCCTGGGCACCGTCGGTGAGCCGGAGTCGGTCGCGACCGACGGGCGCTACGTGTTCGTCGCCGTCGACGGCGGCGTCGGCGTGATCGACAGCGGCGTCTGGACGTGGGACCACGTCGACCACTTCCACTACTACCGGGCCGAGCCCGCGGTCGTCGGCGAGGTGCGGGGAGAGGGGCCGGTGAGCGTCTCGACCGGGCCGCTCTCCACGGCGGGCGGGACCGGGCTGTACTTCGCCGGATCGGGTGAGGCCGTGCTGCTCGACAACGCCGAGCTCTCCCGGGGACGCATCGTCGAGACTCTCCGGGTCGAGACGGGTCTGGCGGACGGCGTCGTCGCGCCGCTCGGCGACGGGGCGCTCGTGAGCGATGCCGACGGAGGGCTGAGCTTCCACGGCGCGGACGGGACCGCGGCGCAGGGCGTCGTGGCGTGCGCGTCGCCGTCCGGTGCGATCGCCACACGGGCGGGACTCGTCGTGGGCTGCGCGGACGGCGCGGTGCTCGCCACGCTCGAGGGCGGCGATCCGGCCTTCGAGCGGATCCCGTACCCGGAAGGCGCCACCGCGGAGCGCGCCAGCGCCTTCGAGGCGCGCAAGGGCCGCCCCACGGTCGCGGCGCTCGCCGGCGATCAGGGCTTCTGGCTGCTGGACGCGCGCGAGCGCGCATGGCAGCTGGTCCGCACGGCGGTGCCGCTCGTGAGCGTGGTGGCGGCCGATGACGCCGACGGCAACGTCGTCGCACTGGACGAGGACGGCCGGGTGCGGGTGTACGCGGCCGCGACGGGCGAGGAACGCGCGGTGACGGAGCCGCTCGTCGACGCCGCAGACGGGCCGGGCGTCGGCCTGTCCGTCGACGCGCAGCGGGCCTACCTCAACGACCCGGCGACCGGCGTCGTGCACGAGATCGCGTACGCCGACGAGGCGCGCATCGCCCGCACGCTCGAGACGCCGACGCGTCCCGACTTCTTCGCGGAGGTGGGGCGATGA
- a CDS encoding CE1759 family FMN reductase has protein sequence MTDTRRIAVVSAGLSTPSSTRMLADRLAAATVAELAERGIEATAEAFELRDYAHDITNNLLAGFAPPALEEMLGKVQAADALIVVTPIFSTSYSGMFKSFIDILDREALSGKPVLIGANAGTARHSLAIDYAIRPLFAYLHAEPVSTGVFAASSDWGGKEDDVAPLSARIERGARELSEAIAAKPSLTATDPFDPDTYLGQGRGFGHLLGGLAGE, from the coding sequence ATGACCGACACCCGTCGCATCGCGGTGGTCTCCGCGGGGCTCTCCACGCCCTCGTCCACCCGGATGCTCGCCGACCGCCTCGCCGCGGCCACCGTCGCGGAGCTCGCCGAGCGCGGCATCGAGGCGACCGCGGAGGCATTCGAGCTGCGCGACTACGCGCACGACATCACCAACAACCTGCTCGCCGGCTTCGCGCCGCCCGCGCTCGAGGAGATGCTCGGAAAGGTGCAGGCCGCCGACGCGCTGATCGTCGTCACGCCGATCTTCTCGACGAGCTACTCGGGCATGTTCAAGTCGTTCATCGACATCCTCGACCGCGAGGCGCTGAGCGGCAAGCCCGTGCTGATCGGCGCGAACGCCGGCACCGCACGCCACTCGCTCGCGATCGACTACGCCATCCGGCCGCTGTTCGCGTACCTGCACGCGGAGCCCGTCTCGACCGGCGTGTTCGCCGCATCCAGCGACTGGGGCGGCAAGGAGGACGACGTCGCGCCGCTCAGCGCCCGCATCGAGCGCGGGGCGCGCGAGCTGTCCGAGGCGATCGCGGCCAAGCCGTCGCTGACCGCGACCGACCCGTTCGACCCCGACACCTACCTGGGACAGGGACGCGGCTTCGGCCACCTGCTGGGCGGTCTCGCGGGGGAGTGA
- a CDS encoding MFS transporter, which produces MARTRNPLWQTLVTLRGNPRACVWTEPLWGLSMALVLPYLSVFMLALGVHDAQIGLIASAGMVSQVVFGFAGGIITDRLGRRWTTAVFDVIAWVIPCVIWAFAQNFWFFLAAALVNGAMQVTSNSWDCLMVEDAERSQLTQIYSLVRVAADCSALFAPIAAILVAQLGLEPAVRLLFVNAAIVMLAKVIWLYRWSRETRRGEIRMAQTRGESVWRLLAGYRGALGLLLRSRGALLALVIAALVAAVTLVNGTFWQVVVSAHLHVPDALLPFFPMARSLLSMLFLFTLIPRLSTGVDLKAATLWGFGVYLAGQVVLVLIPAASGAADARTYALLGVCLLLDSFGAGMVFMLSESLVALHVDEAERSRVMALQRTVIMLAAAPFGWISGWLSGMDRTWPFLLTSGLLLLGLVLTAARWVPHHDVAAAPTARTVESA; this is translated from the coding sequence GTGGCACGCACGCGCAACCCCCTCTGGCAGACCCTCGTGACGCTGCGCGGCAATCCGCGGGCGTGCGTGTGGACCGAGCCGCTGTGGGGCCTGTCGATGGCCCTCGTGCTCCCCTACCTGTCGGTGTTCATGCTCGCGCTCGGCGTGCATGACGCGCAGATCGGGCTGATCGCCTCGGCGGGCATGGTGTCGCAGGTCGTGTTCGGCTTCGCGGGCGGCATCATCACGGATCGCCTCGGGCGCCGCTGGACGACCGCCGTGTTCGACGTCATCGCGTGGGTCATCCCGTGCGTGATCTGGGCCTTCGCGCAGAACTTCTGGTTCTTCCTGGCCGCCGCGCTCGTGAACGGCGCGATGCAGGTGACGTCGAACTCGTGGGACTGCCTCATGGTCGAGGACGCCGAGCGCAGTCAGCTCACGCAGATCTACTCGCTCGTGCGCGTGGCCGCCGACTGCTCGGCGCTGTTCGCGCCGATCGCGGCGATCCTCGTCGCGCAGCTCGGGCTGGAGCCCGCCGTGCGCCTGCTGTTCGTCAACGCGGCGATCGTGATGCTCGCCAAGGTGATCTGGCTGTATCGGTGGTCGCGCGAGACGCGTCGCGGCGAGATCCGGATGGCGCAGACGCGCGGCGAGAGCGTCTGGCGCCTGCTCGCCGGCTATCGCGGCGCGCTGGGCCTGCTGCTGCGGTCGCGCGGCGCGCTGCTGGCGCTCGTGATCGCCGCGCTCGTGGCGGCGGTCACACTCGTGAACGGCACGTTCTGGCAGGTCGTGGTCAGCGCGCACCTGCACGTGCCCGACGCACTCCTGCCGTTCTTCCCGATGGCGCGATCGCTGCTGTCGATGCTGTTCCTGTTCACGCTGATCCCGCGTCTCAGCACGGGCGTCGACCTCAAGGCCGCGACCCTCTGGGGCTTCGGCGTGTACCTCGCGGGCCAGGTCGTGCTCGTGCTGATCCCCGCGGCCTCCGGCGCCGCCGATGCGCGGACCTACGCGCTGCTCGGGGTCTGCCTGCTGCTGGACAGCTTCGGGGCGGGGATGGTGTTCATGCTGTCCGAGTCGCTCGTGGCGCTGCACGTCGACGAAGCCGAGCGCTCGCGCGTGATGGCGCTCCAGCGCACGGTCATCATGCTCGCGGCCGCGCCGTTCGGCTGGATCTCCGGCTGGCTGTCCGGCATGGACCGGACGTGGCCGTTCCTGCTGACGTCGGGCCTGCTGCTGCTCGGCCTCGTCCTCACGGCGGCGCGGTGGGTGCCGCACCACGATGTGGCGGCGGCACCCACCGCGCGGACCGTCGAGAGCGCCTGA
- the aztB gene encoding zinc ABC transporter permease AztB translates to MPSFLPWITAPFGADFVLRALLGGALVAVICGVVGTWVIIRGMAFLGEAIGHGMLPGVAVATVIGAPAVLGAAVSAIAMSAAIGALQRRGRLTYDTSIGLLFVGMLSLGVIIVSHARSFATDATTILFGDILAIGEGDILLLAFAAVLTIVLAAAFHRTFVATAFDRRIAQALGLRPQLAQIVLTGLVTLAVVASYQAVGSLLVVGLLLGPAVAARAWTTRIPSTMLLAAALGTAAVVIGLLVSWHAGTAAGASIAGSAILLAGLSALLRDMTRRLRLASSHAEPVEALR, encoded by the coding sequence ATGCCCTCTTTCCTTCCCTGGATCACCGCGCCCTTCGGCGCGGACTTCGTGCTGCGCGCTCTGCTGGGCGGCGCCCTCGTCGCCGTGATCTGCGGCGTGGTCGGCACGTGGGTGATCATCCGGGGGATGGCCTTCCTCGGCGAGGCGATCGGCCACGGCATGCTGCCCGGGGTCGCCGTCGCCACCGTGATCGGCGCGCCGGCCGTGCTCGGCGCCGCCGTCAGCGCCATCGCGATGAGTGCCGCGATCGGCGCGCTGCAGCGACGCGGCCGTCTCACCTACGACACGAGCATCGGGCTGCTGTTCGTCGGCATGCTGTCGCTGGGTGTGATCATCGTGTCGCACGCCCGCAGTTTCGCCACGGACGCCACGACGATCCTCTTCGGCGACATCCTGGCGATCGGCGAGGGCGACATCCTGCTCCTCGCGTTCGCGGCGGTCCTGACGATCGTCCTCGCCGCCGCCTTCCACCGCACGTTCGTCGCGACCGCGTTCGACCGACGGATCGCGCAGGCGCTGGGGCTGCGGCCCCAGCTCGCCCAGATCGTGCTGACCGGCCTCGTCACGCTCGCCGTCGTGGCGTCCTATCAGGCGGTCGGCTCGCTGCTCGTCGTCGGACTGCTGCTCGGGCCCGCCGTGGCCGCGCGTGCGTGGACCACCCGCATCCCGTCCACCATGCTGCTCGCCGCAGCGCTCGGCACCGCGGCGGTCGTGATCGGGCTGCTCGTCTCGTGGCATGCGGGCACGGCGGCCGGGGCGTCCATCGCGGGCAGCGCGATCCTCCTCGCCGGCCTGTCCGCGCTGCTGCGAGACATGACCCGGCGCCTGCGCCTGGCCTCCTCCCACGCCGAGCCCGTGGAGGCCCTCCGTTGA
- the aztD gene encoding zinc metallochaperone AztD, translating to MKRQTRLIAAAAALAGAALVSTACASPSATPGAAETSAAPEEAPAVGRVAVAYENGIAVLDPATLEVVGEVSTEPFTRLNPFGDGRHVAVTTSEGFQLLDTAAPELTDLVFDATTPGHVVVHHGRTVLFDDGTGTTTIVDTDAVEPGAQALPETETYAADAAHHGVSIVLEDGTLLTTVGDETSRTGAMALHPHDDHWDVAASSDECPGIHGEGTAADEAVVFGCEDGALLFKDGAFVKLDAPDEYGRMGNAYVSESSPIVVGDYKNDPDAEGYLLNAVTLIDTAAETYEVVDLPEDVQYTFRDVARGPGDLAYILATDGSIHVLDPETGELTDSYPVIEPWEGPAEWQDAHPAIKVDGDIAYVTEPASNAVHAVDLTTGETVATAELSAAPNEIAVALG from the coding sequence ATGAAACGACAGACGCGACTGATCGCCGCGGCGGCCGCGCTCGCAGGAGCCGCGCTCGTCTCGACGGCGTGCGCGAGCCCGTCCGCGACGCCGGGTGCGGCCGAGACGAGCGCAGCGCCGGAGGAGGCGCCTGCGGTGGGACGTGTCGCCGTGGCCTACGAGAACGGGATCGCCGTGCTCGACCCCGCGACACTCGAGGTCGTCGGCGAGGTCTCCACCGAGCCTTTCACGCGGCTCAACCCGTTCGGCGACGGGCGGCATGTCGCCGTCACCACGTCCGAGGGCTTCCAGCTGCTCGACACGGCCGCGCCCGAGCTCACCGATCTCGTCTTCGACGCGACCACGCCGGGCCACGTCGTGGTGCACCACGGCCGCACCGTGCTGTTCGACGACGGCACGGGCACCACCACGATCGTCGACACCGACGCCGTCGAGCCGGGGGCGCAGGCGCTGCCGGAGACCGAGACCTACGCGGCGGATGCCGCACACCACGGCGTCTCGATCGTGCTCGAGGACGGCACGCTGCTCACCACGGTGGGCGACGAGACCTCGCGCACGGGAGCCATGGCGCTGCACCCGCACGACGACCACTGGGATGTGGCCGCCTCGAGCGACGAGTGCCCGGGTATCCACGGCGAGGGCACCGCGGCGGATGAGGCGGTGGTCTTCGGCTGCGAGGATGGCGCCCTGCTGTTCAAGGACGGCGCCTTCGTCAAGCTCGACGCTCCGGACGAGTACGGTCGCATGGGCAACGCGTACGTCTCGGAGAGCAGCCCCATCGTGGTGGGCGACTACAAGAACGACCCCGACGCGGAGGGCTACCTGCTGAACGCCGTGACTCTCATCGACACCGCGGCAGAGACCTACGAGGTCGTCGACCTGCCGGAGGACGTGCAGTACACCTTCCGTGACGTGGCGCGCGGTCCCGGCGACCTGGCGTACATCCTGGCGACAGACGGCTCCATCCATGTGCTGGATCCGGAGACCGGTGAGCTCACCGACTCCTACCCGGTGATCGAGCCGTGGGAGGGCCCCGCCGAGTGGCAGGACGCGCATCCGGCGATCAAGGTGGACGGCGACATCGCGTACGTCACCGAGCCCGCGTCGAACGCCGTGCACGCGGTCGACCTGACGACGGGAGAGACCGTGGCGACGGCCGAGCTGAGCGCCGCGCCCAACGAGATCGCGGTCGCGCTCGGCTGA